The genomic segment CATCCAGGCGTGCCAGCCCGATCGGATCGCCCGTCTCTTCGCAATAGCCGTAGGTGCCATCCTCGATGCGCTTGAGCGCCGCATCGATCTTGGAGATCAGCTTGCGCTGCCGGTCGCGCGTCCGCAACTCCAGCGCACGATCGCTCTCCGACGAGGCCCTGTCGGCCATGTCCGGATGGTTCTGGCTCTCTTCCTGGAGGTTCTCGAGCGTCTCCCGGCTTTCGCGCAGGATCTCTTCCTTCCAGTTTTCAAGCTTGCGCCTGAAGTACTCCCGCTGGCGCGGGTTCATGAACGGCTCGTCTTCGCTGGGCCGGTACACGTCTAGTTCGGCAACAGATGACATTCCTTGGACTCAACTCCAATGCGCCCCTGAGGACGGCCTATATAGTGAACAGCCGTTAACCGGGCAAGCACGGATCGCAAAACACGTTAATTCGTGAGTGGATTAGAAAGCCGGGTATTGCCCGAGCTTGGCCAGTTCCACGCGCGCCCGCAATTCGATGTCATCGATAAGGGCGTCCAGTTCCGGGTCGCATTGCTCGCGGGCCTGGCCGATGAGCGCCATCAGATGGTTGAGTCGGCTCTCCCCGACGCGGCCGAGCAGGAGGTCTGCCTTGATGGCCTCGAGCGTATCGAGCAGGGCGCGTCCGCGCCGCACGGTCTTGCGCCGCTTGAGCACCGGATCCTCGATGGCCTGCAGCGCCAGGATCGCGTCGATACCGGCAGTCGGACTGATGGCGCGGGCATTGGCCACGCGCGGCATTTCCCCCATGTCGGGCTGGAAGACGGCGCCCGACGCACTGCTGCGACTCGCGCCAGCCTTGCCCCCTACACCCGCCGTCCTGGAATAGCCTTCAATACGCAAATCAGTCTCACTCGTTTCAACACCGGCAAATTCTGCCCGTTTGGGTTAACAACGCATTAAGCGGCCCGGCAGGAATTGCCGCTTTCGCGTCGATTACGCCGCGCTCCCGCAAAAAACCCCGAAAAATCAGCGCCCTAAGAAACTGGCACGGTTCTGGCAATGCAGACGCCGAGAAATCGCTGCCCATGGGGATGGGCTGCTACTGAAACGGGGAACGACCATGAACAAGAAGGTTTGGAGAAGCATCTTCGCCGGTCTTTTGACCGCAGCGACGATCCTTGCACCCTTCGCTCCGGCCCAGGCCGCCAGTGCGCGCATCAAGGACATCGTCAATATCGAGGGCGTCCGCGAGAACCAGCTTGTCGGCTATGGCCTGGTGGTCGGCCTCAACGGCACCGGCGACAGCCTCAACTCCTCCCCGTTCACCAAGCAGAGCCTGCAGGCCATGCTTGAACGGCTCGGCGTCAACACCCGCGGCGAATCCGTGCGCACGGCAAACGTTGCCGCCGTGATGGTCACCGCCAACCTGCCGCCGTTCGGCACCCAGGGCTCCAAGATCGACGTTTCGGTCGCCGCCATGGGCGATGCCGGCAGCCTCCAGGGCGGCACCCTGCTGGTTACGCCCCTCCTCGGCGCCGATGGCGAAGTCTACGCCATCGCCCAGGGACCGGTGACCATTAACGGCTTCAAGGCACAGGGCGATGCCGCAACTGTGATCTCCGGCGTCCCCACGACCGGCCGCATTTCCTCGGGCGCCATCATCGAGCGCGAGATCGGTTTCGAGCTCGGCGCCCAGCGCACCCTGCGCCTGGCGCTGCGCAACCCCGACCTCACCACTGCGCGCCGCGTCGCCCTCTCCATCAATGATTTCATCGGCGTGCCAACCGCGACCCCGGAAGATCCCTCGACGGTGCGCGTGACCCTGCCCAAGGGCTTCAACGGCAATATCGTGGACCTGCTGACCGACGTCGAGCAGCTCGTGGTCGAGACCGACGCCCCGGCCAAGGTCGTGATCGACGAGAACTCGGGCATCATCGTCATGGGCCGCGACGTGCGCGTCTCGACGGTTGCCGTGGCCCAGTCGGGCCTCACGGTCACCATCGCGGAAAACCCGACCGTCGTGCAGCCCCTGCCCTTCAGCAACGGCACCACTCAGGTGGAGCCCTCGACCAACCTGAACGTCAACCAGACCAACAGCGACCTCACGGTCGTGCCGGAATCGGTGACGCTGCAATCGCTGGTGGATGGCCTCAACGCCCTGGGCATCACCCCGCGCGACCTCATCGCCATCCTCCAGGCCATCAAGGCCACCGGCGCCCTCCAGGCCGAAATCCAGGTGATGTGATGAACGTCTCGGGCATTCAGACCACTTCGGCCAACGGCCATACCGATCAGCTTCGCGGCCAGGCCGTCGAGCTGGAAGGCGTCTTCCTCAACACCCTGCTCAAGGAAATGTTCTCGTCCATCAAGACCGACAGCGCCAGTTTCGGCGGCGGGTTCGGCGAAGAGACGTGGCGCGGCATGCAGTCCGAGCAGCTCGCAAATTCCATAGCTGAATCCGGCGGCGTTGGCCTCGCCGACCAGCTCATGGATGGCCTCCTTCAGATCCAGGAGGCCTCCCAGACCAACTCGCAAGTACAAGTACCAGTAAACGGAGCCTACCGCTGATGTCCGCTGCCGAACGCCTCGCTGCCCTCGATGACATGCCCGCAACCGAGCTCTGCGCTAGCGCAGAAGCGGCCCTCAACGAACTGGTGGCGATCATGAACGAGGAGACCACTCTCCTGCGCGCCGGCAGCTTCCGGCAGGCCAGCCACCTGACGCCCGAAAAGACCCGGCTCGCCCAGGATTATGTGGGCCTGGCCCGCTCGGTGCAGCGCCAGATCGCCCGCCTGCGCGAAGAGGCGCCGGTCGAGCTCGACCGGCTCCAGAACGGCCACGAGCGCCTGGCCACGCAGATGGCCGAGAACCTCAAGGTCATCGCCAGCGCCCGCAACCTCACCGACACACTGCTGACCGAGACCGCCAACGTGGTCGCCGCGCGCGAGCGCACGCGGACCTACGACGAATCCGGCACCATTCCCGCCGTCACCCAGGGCTCGGCCGGCATCGCCATCCGCAAGACCCTCTGAGCGGCACCGCTTCGAGACGACCAGGGCGCCCGGCGGGCGCCCTTTTTGTTTGCGCCAATCGATAAAACTTGAATCGAATCGGGCGCCTTTGCCAAACACGCGCCTAAGCATTTCTGCCTAGCCTGGGTCCCAAAGATTAGTGGCCTAGGAAAGCGCCCATGACCGCCAGGATCGCACCGACTCCGGTTTCCATGTCTGCCATCGGTATCGATGAGAGACAGCCCCGCCCCAAGCCCCAGCAGCAAAGCCACGATGATTCCGCCCAGCAGGAAGCGACCCGCCGCTTCCATGCGCTGCGCAAGAAGGCCCGGGCCCTGGCCGCCGCGGTCGACACCGACGAGTCGCTGCCCGCCTCCACGCTCTTTGCGGCAACCCTGTTCGCCAACGGCATGCGCCAGAGCGGCGCCAAGCCCGAAATCCCGCTGCGTCGCACCCAGTGGGCGCCCCCCGATTCCGGCCTGCGCCTGCGCGACAAGACCATCTGAGCCCGCCCGACTCGCGCTCCGATACGATCCGTTAGCCATTGCGGTAAGTGTAACCGGCATCGAAATCTTTTTCGCTGCGCGCTGCGCCGAAAACCTGTCCGAAGGCCCTTCGGACAAGGGTTTTTGCGTACCTGCCGATGGTCGCAATGCACTGGCGCGTTTAACCAATTTTTATCGGCTCGGTTCCATAGTCAGCAACGCCTCAGGAAGAGGCACTAGCAAACTCGGATACCCAGAAGGAAAGCCATATGTCCGATATCACCCTCACGAAATCGGTTCGTACGAACCTGCTGTCGCTGCAGAATACCGCTTCGCTGATGGCCAAGACGCAGGAGCGTCTCGCTACCGGCAAGAAGGTGAATTCCGCGCTCGACAACCCGACGAACTTCTTCACCGCTTCGGCGCTGAATAGCCGCGCGTCGGACATGTCTTCCCTGATGGACTCCATGGCCAACGGCGTGAAGACCATCGAAGCTGCCAACAACGGCATCACCTCGATCACCAAGACCGTCGAATCGATGCAGTCGACCCTGCGTCAGGCTCGTCAGGACAAGTCGTTCCAGACCGGCACTTACTCGGTGACCGCTGACTCGACCCTGTCCGTCACGGGCGGCCAGTTCGGCGCCACCCCGCAGACGATCAAGCTGCAGACCTCGGAAGCCGGCATCAACGCTGAAGTCAAGTCTTCGGCCGCTACCGCCTACCTCGGCCCGCAGTCGACCGACGCTTCGGCCACCGGCGCCGGCGCTCGTAGCCTGATCACCCGTACCGGCCTCGCCGGCGGCGACAGCATCACCGTTGGTGGCGTTGCCGTGGCTCTGGTTGGTGCTGACGTCGCTTCGGACGCCGCTCTCGCCACCAAGATCCAGACGACCCTCGATGGTTCGGCTGAAGCTGGCAAGTACACCGTTACCGCTGGTACCGGCGCCAATGCTGGCAAGGTCATCGTCGAAGCCGTCGACACCTCGGCTGCTTCGCCGACCGTCGACGTCTCGGGTTCCTCGCAGGTTGACGTGCTCGGCACGACCACCTTCAACTGGACCGACGTTTCCGGTGCGATCACCGTGGGTGGCCAGACGGTCAACTCCGGCGCGACCGCCGAAGACTTCCTGGCAAGCCTGCAGGCCAGCGCCGAAGCCGGCGGTTACACCGTCGACTACGACTCCGGCACGGGTGCCTTCACCCTGACCAACGTTGCCTCGGGTGCGACTTCCCCGACCGTGACCGGTATCCCGGCTGCTGTCACCACCAATGGCACCGTCGGTACCAAGGTTGAAGCCGTTGCCGCCGAGAAGGACGAGTTCACCGTCACGTTCGACGGCAAGAGCGCCGATATCTCGATCTCGGGCGTCAAGGGCGGCATCGGTTCCGTTGCCAACGCTCTGGACAAGAAGAACTGGCAGGATGCCACGATCGCTCAGGTCAACGCTCAGCTGAAGGCCGGCGGTCTCGACTCCGCGCTGGAAGCCAAGTTTGACGCCGATGGCAAGTTCTCCATCGTCGCCAAGACCGCCGAAGCCAAGACGATCGCCATCACCGGCACCGACGCTGTCTCGACCTTCGGTTCGAGCGCCGTGTCCACCGGTAAGGCCGAAGTGAAGCCCTACTCCTCGACCGGTGCTGTTGACCAGTTCGTCGAAGAGATCAACCGCTCGTTCGCTGGTCAGCTCCGCGCTTCCAACGACAACGGCAAGCTCCGCGTCGAGAACCTCTCGACCCAGGAACTCGACGTTTCGTTCGACGAAGACGGCGCTGGCGTTGGCCCGGCCGTTGCCTCCAAGATTGCTGGCAACACGGTCCGCGACAACCTGGCCAAGCAGTTCAACGAACTGCGCGACCAGCTCGACAAGCTCGCTGATGACGCTTCCTTCAACGGCATCAACCTGCTCCGTGGCGACCAGCTGACGATCACGTTCAACGAGAACGGCTCGTCCTCGATCAAGATCCAGGCCAAGGACGCGAACGGCAACGAACGCGCCATCACCGCGGCCAACCTCTCGATCAACTACCTCGAGGGTACCGATCTGGACACCGACTCGGGCATCGACAGCCTGCTCGGCAAGCTCTCCGAGTCGCTCTCGACCCTGCGTTCGCAGGCTTCGACCTTCGGTTCGAACCTGTCGTCCGTCGAGAACCGCCAGGACTTCACCAAGAACATGATCAACACCCTGCAGTCGGGTGCTGACAACCTGACCCTGGCCGACATGAACGAAGAGGCCGCAAACCTCCTCGCTCTGCAGACCCGTCAGTCCCTGTCGTCCTCGGCTCTGTCGATGGCTTCGCAGGCTGACCAGTCGGTCCTCCAGCTCCTCCGCTAAGCCGCAAGGCTTGCCGGAAACGGTTAGACGGAAAGGCGGGCTTCGGCCCGCCTTTCTGCTTTCGGGCCCCCTGCCCTGCCGCCAACGCTCTTCCCAGGAAGGCCCTGCGCTGGTAGCGCTTTAGTCACCTTAGCTGGCTAGAATGGCGCGCACACGGTCCTGCGCCCGCCCAGTGCGCCCACAGGAGTATCCAAGCCCATGTCTTTGAAAGTCGAACTCAAGCCCGGCGAACGGCTCCTGATCGGCAATTGCGTGATCACCAATTCCGACCAGCGCACCCGCCTTTATATCGACGGCAAGGCCCCTATCCTGCGCGAGAAGGATATCCTCACCTACGACACCGCCGACTCCCCGGCCAAGCGCATCTACCTGGCCATCCAGCTGATGTATATTGGCGAAAATGTCGAAGCCGTCACCAAGGAATACTTCACGCTTGTGCATGATATCGTAGAGGCGGCTCCATCGATGACACCCCTTATCGATCAGATAAACAACGAGATTTTAACCGGGGCTCTCTACAAAGCATTGAAGACGGCAAAGCGTCTGATCGACTACGAACAGGACCTTCTATCAAATGCAGCACAACGGGGCGCTGGCCTACCAGCAGACCGCCAAGACAGTTGAAACGCCGCGCGAGAGGGAAGCGGCGCTTCTGGTAAAAGCCGCTATGTCCCTGCAGCGCGTACGTGACGACTGGGAAAATTCCTACCCTCAGCTTTCCGAAGCCCTGACCTTCAATCGCAAGATCTGGACCGTCTTCCTGTCGTCCGTGACCCGCGACGATAGCCCCCTTCCGGCCAACCTGCGCCAGAACATCGCCAACCTCGGCATCTTCGTGATGAACGAAACCCGCGAACAGCTCGAGCTGCCCAACCAGGCCAAGCTCGGTTCGCTGATCAACATCAACCGCCAGCTCGCAGCGGGCCTGCGCGGAACCACTTCCTGACTTCATCCTCCCTTGACGTTAGTTTGCGGCCTTCAAAGCCCCCGCCCTCGGCGGGGGTTTTGCTTTTCGGAGGATGCACTTCCTCCCCCAGCTCCGGTGGCGGGGTGCAATGGTCCCGGACAGATCGAGGTGGTGGTAGTTCAGCGGCAGGCCATGACGGCTCGCCTCCCTCCCCCTTGTGGGGAGGGATTGAGGGTGGGGGTGAGCCCAACGGTCAGAGCGCGCTTCTCCCCCACCCTTGTTCCCTCCCCACAAGGGGGAGGGAGACGTGCTGGGGCGATCGTGCTCACCTGCTTGAACCGGGAAGATCGAAGGTGGGGCGGGCGCAGTGCCCCACAAAAAAGCAAAGGGCGGGGTTTTCCCCGCCCTTTCGATCCTTCTGGATCTCGCGCCCGTCCTGGGCTGCTGCAGTTGGTATCAGCGCAGGTAATTCACCAGGCTGAGCTGAGCGACCGAGGCAGTCGTCTGGTAGCTCGCCTCCAGCCGCGTCTTGAGAGCGAGCAGTTCCATGGCGGTCTGCTCCATGTTCACATTCTCGACATCGGTCAGCATCGTCTCGAGCTGATAGGCATAGGCCGTGTTGCGCTCGGTGGTGTTGCCGATCGAGTTCTTGACCACGCCCAGTTCGAGCGAGATCCCCTCGACCGAGCCGTCCATCGCCGCCGTGTCCGAGGAGAGGTTCGACATCTGCCGCTCGACCATGGCGTCGAACCGGCCCTTGGAGGTGACGTCGTCGGTCGGGTAGCTCTCGATGCTCATCGAAGCGAGCGTGCGCACCATCTGGAGCAGGCCGTCCTCGTTGGCGCGCACGCCATAGCCGACCTTGGTGGTGTCATCGATCTGCGCCGTCGCCGAGAGACGCGCATTGCCGCTCTGCTGGCCGGTGTACCAGATGACGGTATCGGCCGAGCCGTCGCGCAGGGCAACCGCGTCCTCCAGCGCCACCGGCGGCGGGCCGGCGGTATCGACGCGCATCGGGTGCCCGTCGGCCGAGAAGAAGTCGTTGCTCGCCTGGTAGGTCGAAGCGGCCGAGAGCGTGGTCTTGGAAAGATCGCCCAGCGTCGCCTGGACGCCCATGGTGAAGTTGGCCGAAGTCTCGGCCGCGTCTGCCCCGATCTGGAACTCGCCCGGGCCGGGCGCACCCAGCACGGCCGTCATCTTCATCGTGGTCGTCGTGCCGTCCGGCAGCTTGAGCTCGAACGAGACGCTTTCGCCCGCCTTGGGATTGGCCGCGAACTTGACGTCCATGGTCGCCGGCGGCCCGGCATTCTGCGCCACGTTGATCTTGGAGCTGTCCGTCGAGACGCTCGAGAGCTGGTAGCCGAAGACGGTGTTGTTCTGCGTGATGGTCGTGGTGTTGGTCGCCGGCAGCGCGGCCTGCGTCACGTCGAGCCGACCCAGTTGCGGCCCTTCGAGCCCGGAGAGCTCGGTCTGGAGCGCCGCCTGGAAGTTCTGGGCCGTCACGTTCTCGTCGAACGGATCGTAGACGAACTGCCCGGGGCCGGCCGGAGCCGTGTTCGTCGCCGTCAGCGTGATGCTGCCGTCGGTGCCGTCCGGCTTGGTGAAGTTGAGCGTGACCGTGTCGCCCGGAGAGGGCGAGAGCGGGAACTGGTTGAACGAAACGCCGATCTGGGTCGGGTTGCCGTTGGGATCGGGCGCCACCGCCCACACGTCCGTGGTGCTCGAGGTGAAGGAGTTGAGCTTGTAGCCAAGCTGCTCCATGCCGTCGCCCTTGAGCATGACCGTGTTCTGCGCCGTGACCGGATTGCCGGTGGCATCGGTCACCGGCTTGCCGTCGCCGTCGCGCACGGGGCCCGAGACGATATCGACCTTGGGCAGCCCCAGGTCGCCCAGCGTCAGCGCCCGGCCGAGATCGGCCTGCTTGCGCTCGTTGACCACCGTCTGCAGGCCCGCCGAGCCGCCCTGCCCGTTCATGATGACGTTGTAGCTCTTGACGGGCGCGGAGTCGGTGACGTTGCCGCCCATCAGGTAGCGGCCGCCATATTGGGCGTTGAGGGTATCGATGACCAGGCTCAGCCGATCCTGCGAGGTCTTCTGCAGGTTGACCATGACCAGGTTGTTCTCGCCATAGCTGCCCGGCGTCGCCGCCGTGCGCGCTTCCGACTTGATCTTGGAGAGGCTGGTAAAGGCCTGGTCCAGGAAGTTGAGCCGCATGTTGACCGTGGTCATGTTGTCGGCATAGGCGGTCAGCTTGGTCAGGCGCGCCCGCAGGCTGAGCGAGTTGGCGCGGTCGCCGCCGATCATCTCGGCGAGGCTGGAGGCCTTCTGCTGCGTCCCGAGCTG from the Youhaiella tibetensis genome contains:
- the dksA gene encoding RNA polymerase-binding protein DksA — its product is MSSVAELDVYRPSEDEPFMNPRQREYFRRKLENWKEEILRESRETLENLQEESQNHPDMADRASSESDRALELRTRDRQRKLISKIDAALKRIEDGTYGYCEETGDPIGLARLDARPIATLSLEAQEMHERREKVYRDE
- a CDS encoding flagellar assembly protein FliX; amino-acid sequence: MRIEGYSRTAGVGGKAGASRSSASGAVFQPDMGEMPRVANARAISPTAGIDAILALQAIEDPVLKRRKTVRRGRALLDTLEAIKADLLLGRVGESRLNHLMALIGQAREQCDPELDALIDDIELRARVELAKLGQYPAF
- a CDS encoding flagellar basal body P-ring protein FlgI, with translation MNKKVWRSIFAGLLTAATILAPFAPAQAASARIKDIVNIEGVRENQLVGYGLVVGLNGTGDSLNSSPFTKQSLQAMLERLGVNTRGESVRTANVAAVMVTANLPPFGTQGSKIDVSVAAMGDAGSLQGGTLLVTPLLGADGEVYAIAQGPVTINGFKAQGDAATVISGVPTTGRISSGAIIEREIGFELGAQRTLRLALRNPDLTTARRVALSINDFIGVPTATPEDPSTVRVTLPKGFNGNIVDLLTDVEQLVVETDAPAKVVIDENSGIIVMGRDVRVSTVAVAQSGLTVTIAENPTVVQPLPFSNGTTQVEPSTNLNVNQTNSDLTVVPESVTLQSLVDGLNALGITPRDLIAILQAIKATGALQAEIQVM
- a CDS encoding rod-binding protein encodes the protein MNVSGIQTTSANGHTDQLRGQAVELEGVFLNTLLKEMFSSIKTDSASFGGGFGEETWRGMQSEQLANSIAESGGVGLADQLMDGLLQIQEASQTNSQVQVPVNGAYR
- a CDS encoding flagellin — its product is MSDITLTKSVRTNLLSLQNTASLMAKTQERLATGKKVNSALDNPTNFFTASALNSRASDMSSLMDSMANGVKTIEAANNGITSITKTVESMQSTLRQARQDKSFQTGTYSVTADSTLSVTGGQFGATPQTIKLQTSEAGINAEVKSSAATAYLGPQSTDASATGAGARSLITRTGLAGGDSITVGGVAVALVGADVASDAALATKIQTTLDGSAEAGKYTVTAGTGANAGKVIVEAVDTSAASPTVDVSGSSQVDVLGTTTFNWTDVSGAITVGGQTVNSGATAEDFLASLQASAEAGGYTVDYDSGTGAFTLTNVASGATSPTVTGIPAAVTTNGTVGTKVEAVAAEKDEFTVTFDGKSADISISGVKGGIGSVANALDKKNWQDATIAQVNAQLKAGGLDSALEAKFDADGKFSIVAKTAEAKTIAITGTDAVSTFGSSAVSTGKAEVKPYSSTGAVDQFVEEINRSFAGQLRASNDNGKLRVENLSTQELDVSFDEDGAGVGPAVASKIAGNTVRDNLAKQFNELRDQLDKLADDASFNGINLLRGDQLTITFNENGSSSIKIQAKDANGNERAITAANLSINYLEGTDLDTDSGIDSLLGKLSESLSTLRSQASTFGSNLSSVENRQDFTKNMINTLQSGADNLTLADMNEEAANLLALQTRQSLSSSALSMASQADQSVLQLLR
- the flbT gene encoding flagellar biosynthesis repressor FlbT, producing the protein MSLKVELKPGERLLIGNCVITNSDQRTRLYIDGKAPILREKDILTYDTADSPAKRIYLAIQLMYIGENVEAVTKEYFTLVHDIVEAAPSMTPLIDQINNEILTGALYKALKTAKRLIDYEQDLLSNAAQRGAGLPADRQDS
- the flaF gene encoding flagellar biosynthesis regulator FlaF, producing the protein MQHNGALAYQQTAKTVETPREREAALLVKAAMSLQRVRDDWENSYPQLSEALTFNRKIWTVFLSSVTRDDSPLPANLRQNIANLGIFVMNETREQLELPNQAKLGSLININRQLAAGLRGTTS